The window ttttgtacaagtcctgaaccattcctaacaacctattgtgttctttagaaattaaatttggaatcgcaaataaaacttaacattattgattccaaattcaacttatctattcttagtggtttagacttggatcgcaaacgatgtttaacattattgatccaaatccacccatgttacaaattcaattaaatattaatttcagagatcggcttccaggttaaacatggcgaggcactagactttcttgggtatgggagcatccaccacttcctagacaaagcctttcaacgaaatttaatatttaatttccttatagtaaccctaggtttaaccaaaaagaacaatcgaatcacaagttcgaaaaacaaaagaaacacaaaatcgaaaacataaatttgattacctagattcattagcctcttgtgtttggtatttcaagatctaaataaaagaatgaactagttatgatgcggaaactaataactagttataccttttatagcttatagacctcacgatcttctgccgtattcctcttcttatctcagacttcgtgtgggcgacgatctaccaagacgagaatccacccaagcctccttcttctccttgcaagtttcgaccaccaagaatctcctagagatgaaggtcttcggccaccaaccaagctccaagggatgcaaagaaacaaagcctcctttctctacttcttctccaagcaaaatccggccaccaacaagctccttgagagttgatgccgccggccaccaatgaagaagaaaaggagaagaggaagaagatgagggtcggccaccgcaaggaaaagaagaggaatactagatgtatatattcttatgaggtgagacacctctaccctctcttttatattacttggtattggcaaataaggaaagttttaataaaaacttccttattttccttgccattgaaaaggaaatttaactaattaaaaaaattccttttctctatcaatgtggtcggccatatctaatcctccaaggaaggaaagttttaaacacaaaattaaaacttcctaatttatttccggaaatttttaaataaaaatttctcttttaaaaatttccttcatggttggtcataaaatgaaacatttataaattaaaatctctctattaaaatatgtggatgatttacaaaaagaaaagttttctctaaaattaaaatcttcctttcaatctacaaataaggaaagatatcaaatcttttcttaatcttttgtagaaactataaaaggaaatatttaaattttaaaactctcttttaaaatcatgaggatggttacaaaaaaagaaagttttatcaaaaattaaaatattccttttaactacaaataaggaaagatatcaaacctttctcttaatcttttgtagaaaattataaaaggaaagatttaaattttaaactctcttttaaaaccatggtttccacataagaaagatttttaaaaaataaaatccttttaatttattgtgggcgaccacctaagcttgggttaaagctagggtcagccacacttcaacccatccaagccatgtcttggccgacccttgcttgggctccaagcttggcttggtcggccacctaaggatggataagaaggtgagtataggtgggtataagactttataaataagaggctacgacagggaccgagaggaggaattggttttggtctcccgatgaatttgagcttccccgtgttcgccccgaacacccaactcgagtttatcaataatatctcattccactaaagagttattattgaactatcgcaccaatctcatattaatatatgagctccttcttatcatgagtgtgttgatctccctgtgtttaagatatagaatgtccactaattaaatgagttactgacaactcacttaattaatatctagctccaagagtagtaccactcaacctcatcgtcatgttggactaaatccacctacagggtttacatgacaatccttatgagctcctcttggggacatcatcaacctagattactaggacacagtttcattctataatcaacaacacaccatataaataatatcatttcccaacttatcgggcctattgatttatcgaactaaatcacaccctttgataaattaaagaaatgaatattgagtatatgtgtttgttattatatcattattaagagcacacacttccataataacaaaggtcttgttcttttatgtagtcagtataaaaagaacttaccttaaatggtcatgcttaatacactcagagtgtactagtgtaattttatagtcaagataaactaataccaaattacactacgactattccaatagtttgttcctattcatcttagtcgtgagctactgtttataatttataaggaactgataacataatcttctgtgtatgacaccacacacctgttaggaccaaaagtagctagaggggggggggggtgaatagctcgtcgcgttcgctcggtgcgcttcgttgcttggcgttgcttggcgttgcttgtttcttcttggatgtgcagcggaaaatacagaaacaaacacaaaacgctaacactaggattttacttggtatccacctcacaagaggtgactaatccaaggatccacaccaacgcacacaccctccactatgaataacactcctttatggtaactaccaaaggcggagaagccctacaacactctcaatacaagaagaagaaagggaaatacaagttaagcaaaagcttacaagatgtgcagtaaaaaccctaaccctaacttcttcctcttgcaatagatccgcctcttgacttggaaagcctccaagaaccttcaagaacggcgatcacgtgcttgtagagagcgtggaggagctggaatgaatcgagaagagaTTGTAAAGGATTGCCGAAGaccgctcgcctgcggctttaaacccgacgcggtcggatcccgatcgattcgaatgttccgaatcgatcgagctgctgatcgatccacggatcgatccagcgcctatcagaagcgctggatcgatccacggatcgatccggcgcttatcgcgcgaagcacgtcccgatcgatcgatcgatcgggacctctgatcgatccacggatcgatccgaagcttCGACCGATTGGaagaatcggatcgatccaccgatcgatccaccgctgatcgatccacggatcgatccgaactgattttgcccaaaaccaagtcccgatcctccctaaccaacatccggtcaaccttgactgctggtacatcatgcctcgcatctggtcactccttgacctgctaggactccccaccaagtgtccggtcaatccctttgacccacttggacttttactcgtcgtgccaagtatccggtcactccattgacctacttggagttCCAccggatgtctggtcaaccttgacccatctggacttccttccttgccaagtatccagttaatcctttgacctacttggacttcctaacaccggatgtccgatcatcctcgatccatctggatttccttccttgcctggcttcactcaccgggacgttcacctagcttcactcactagggttttccatctgcctagcttcactcactaggactttcacctggcttcactcaccaggactttcacctagcttcactcactaggatttccttctgcctagcttcactcactaggacttccttctgcctagcttcactcactaggactttcacctggcttcactcaccaggatttccacctagcttcactcactaggatttccttctgcctagcttcactcactaggacttcctagtcaagtatccggtcaaccttgacctacttgactcttcttcgatcaatatcttattgtcaaacatctaaacccaaaccaagactcagcttggttaaccaggtcaaccttgacctgagggattttgcaccaacaataccatgttatctataatataaattaattgaacaactacacttagcatataaatgtagacatttgaccaatgtgattcttttatttcaaaaataaatgtttacaaaagctagacttttagtatacactctaacacttaatGTGTTATATTATTCTCTAAATGGATTTCTAATAGCAATCGGTGCATAACAAAACAGTTTAATGCAAGGACATACATAAAGACGGTCGACCTTATagatcgaccgggatatactcaGCCGACAACATGAGTAGAGCGTCCTAACAATCTGTCAGAGTAACAGCtatgtgtcagagaatattcttctggaaCCTTCTTCAGTGATTATTGTATCTCTCATCCGACCACTTATAACAACATATTTTTTCAACGGTTTTGGCAATGACATAAactataaatgacaaaagaggtatacatatatatatatatatagatgaatAGAGGATTCCTCGGATAATTATTGAACATTGCCTAAGTTGTACTATTTCCATTATCCAACAACTTCTAACATCCTTAGACACCTCATGATTGCGAAAATTATGTGATGTAGTATATAAAAGAGGGCACTCTCCGTTGGGAAGACACGTTCTTTGAACATCTGGAGTTTACTCTCATGCACACGTTTTTATTGTTCTTCATTCACCCTCCCAAAATtgtactaacttgagcatcggagaacCTTCACTAGAGACTCCCCTCGATTTTTGAGCACTAATATTTTGTTAGCTCATTTGAGTGATATAGGATCAAAAGAAAACTTCTCTAGAGTAAAGAGTTTTCTCTCCGTCAACAATTAAACCATCATACTTGACATACTATCTCTATAATTTTTAGATACGATCACCACTCAAATACAAGGGGAAGTTATCGTTTAGGTGCAAGTGAAAGAACACTTGTAGATAGAGCTGAGACAAGAAAAGCCATCTATAAGATTTTTTAAGGATGTTTAATTCTAAAGAGAGATTTGTGCTTCAGATgaacaaaactattttttttttgaaggccCTTCTCTGAGCCATCATATTGAAGCAGAACCCAATCTACATCATTGATTCAGATAGAACTGCAGTTATTATGAATATATGTAAACTGACAATGTCATACAGCAAATGTTACAGATTGACTCGTGTTGCCACCGCGAGACGTGCAGCAAACGTGGCATTCCCTGAGCTCAAACGCCGTCGCGTGCTTCCAACTAAGCTCGCAGGTGTCCCCATCCACACCgcctccgaaatctatttaccccaATCTACCTCTCCTCCTCTGCTCCCATCAAGGTGCGATTGAGGCTTGCAAGGCTGAGAATTTCATCCATCAGCAGTCAGCGATCGAGAGTAGAAGCGACCCGCAGAAGGTCGACGGAGCAGGAGCGGCGTGAGCTGGACGAGCTGGCGAGGCGGGGCGAGACTGTTGTCCCCGGCGGCACCGGCGGAAAGAGCCTCGAGACCCAGGAGCACCTCGCCGAAGGTTTCATTTAGTCGATTATTAACAGATTATATTCTATTATCAAATCGATACGTATGCGCGAGTGTGCAATTGATGTACATATGAATAGGACGGAGCCGTGGAGGGCAGGCAAGGAAGGAGCAGCTGGGAACGGAGGGGTACCAGGAGCTGGGCCACAAGGGAGGGGAGACGAGGAGGGAGCAGATGGGGCACGAAGGCTACCAGGAGATGGACCGTAAAGGTGGCCTATCCACCAAGGAGGAGTTTGGAGGCGAGCGGGCCGCCAAGGAAGGCATCCCCATCGACGAGTCCAAGTACAAAACTAAGCACTAAGCAGTAGACGTATAGTCGATAGCAAGTAGTCTTAGACTCGCTACTTCCCGCTTTGTTTAGGTTCTGCAGCATGTAGCTAGCTAGTCATGTAATGCTTAAGCTTCGTGGTCTTTTGTGCTTAGAGTTTGATGAAGTTATTACTAAGTTATGGTCCCTGTTGCTGTTGATACTAAGCAACCGATCGGTTAGTTATCACAAATTGGAATCATACAAAGAAATGGCACGAAAGTATATGAAACAGAGGAGGGCTAGCGGTCTTTCCAGGGGCTTGACGCGATGCGGGTGTAGAGAAACTCGTTCCATGTGTCCGGCAAGCCAGGCAGGCACCAGTGTACGCAGTCGGCGAAGCGAGCCGGGTCCGCCTGTTGCTCCGCCGTCAGCAGCTTCCCCTGCCGCAGCGTGTGAACCGACGTGTGCGCATCCTTGCGCAACTCCGACATCGCTGTTATCTTCACGAACGTCGCCGGCACCTTCTTCCGCAGCCTCCCGATCACGTTCTCCGCCACTGAAAACAGCCGCCAGTCCGTCCCCACCTCGATCGGCTGCCATCCGGACCAGTTCGCCACCGGTTCCGTCTCCAGCGCGCACTTGATCCCCGTCGGATTGCCCCAGTCCGTGCTCCTGCGGTTGATTACGGACTCAATATAGACTCTGGTGTTGAGCCACATGTCGATGACTCAAATTAAATCGAATTTGGCTTTTCTAGAGGAGGAGCTTTTGCCTTGAGCTCGAGCGCATGAGATTCCCCTCCGGACAGGCAAGTCAACAGGGGAAATTATCGCGAGGTTTATTGATTTTGGCATTTTTTAGCTGGGTCTTCTACGTCGAGAAAAGATTCTGACCTGATGTGGTTGGGAGACATGCTCATGAAAAACACCATGGTCCGATTCGGGTTCACGTTGCTCTGCACCCATTTGGCCCACGTGTTCAAGACTCTCCGGTACGCCAGCGGCCGCTCCACCTCGTCGTACTCAGTCGAACTTTCGTTGAACGAGCCTCGTCTATTTTGATCAAAAATCAGAAGTCGGGTTCGTTAGCCCTGTTTATGTGTATGTATAGTTCGGTTTTAGATTAGAATCCAATTAAATTACTCACAGGACTTTCACGGTGGGCGTGTTCATCCACCAGATGTAGGTATTGAAGACGAGGTAGTCAACGTTTTTCCAGTTTTTGCCGTGCCTGTCGATGGATTTGGGCATGATGATTCGGTCCGGCAAACTGTGGATCTTGGGGTCGTCGGAGTTGGATTCGACAAGGAACGGCGCCCAGTAGAACTCTACGGTCGCATCGTATTCCTGCCCAATTAATTACTTATTTAGTTAAAAGATTGATCTAAAAAACTAAGAACTCAGAGTTTACTAAAACATGGATTACCTCGAGCCGGAGGACGCTAAACGAGCCATGCTTGGTGAGGCTCTTCCTATTCGAAGGCACGACAGATTGGACGAGGCAAACCATCGACTCCCATTGATTCCGGCTCAGGGAATCGCCGACGAACATGAGCCGCTTTCCTCGCAGCCTCTCCAGCATCACCTCCGCATCGAATCTAATTAAATTTGCAATTAACCTAACTAATTAGGCATTAAGTAATAGAAGCATCGTAATGAATTCGTGCTGCTTCGTGTCGAATTCCAACCTGGGCAAAGTGCAATCTTTGGGCTGCCACCGCCATTTCTGGAATCGGTCGTTCCGCCGGCCGTTCCTCATGCACGTCACTTGCTCCGTCAAAAACTGGCACTCCGCCTCTTTGTATATCGGGTAGTTTTCGTCG is drawn from Zingiber officinale cultivar Zhangliang chromosome 1B, Zo_v1.1, whole genome shotgun sequence and contains these coding sequences:
- the LOC122029661 gene encoding uncharacterized protein LOC122029661, whose translation is MEGALPPEEGGGALNTALRLSQHYRFSPATSGSRWRFVAVEGLYVITGSVTYPAFIDSALGQDHLPSCTRRCPHPHRLRNLFTPIYLSSSAPIKVRLRLARLRISSISSQRSRVEATRRRSTEQERRELDELARRGETVVPGGTGGKSLETQEHLAEGRSRGGQARKEQLGTEGYQELGHKGGETRREQMGHEGYQEMDRKGGLSTKEEFGGERAAKEGIPIDESKYKTKH
- the LOC122051408 gene encoding protein trichome birefringence-like 28, which translates into the protein MMARRKLSFLAANKIDLKHSSSFGGVRRKSCKYSVFVVISLVLLLFTFMYNEDVKSIGEHPFGSRDYSQIEFPIRYDIGHQQSKQAVEEKESTKLIEKAEEKAAAEKDRAVVVDVVNSSAKQEEKREVHEVKAPKEEEFHDVKIPAMDVEERKEDLREVNEAPALEEEGRKEELREVKEPIMDKEERKENSREAKAPATEIKEAVKKAERQRIILDVPENCDLFDGKWVYDDENYPIYKEAECQFLTEQVTCMRNGRRNDRFQKWRWQPKDCTLPRFDAEVMLERLRGKRLMFVGDSLSRNQWESMVCLVQSVVPSNRKSLTKHGSFSVLRLEEYDATVEFYWAPFLVESNSDDPKIHSLPDRIIMPKSIDRHGKNWKNVDYLVFNTYIWWMNTPTVKVLRGSFNESSTEYDEVERPLAYRRVLNTWAKWVQSNVNPNRTMVFFMSMSPNHIRSTDWGNPTGIKCALETEPVANWSGWQPIEVGTDWRLFSVAENVIGRLRKKVPATFVKITAMSELRKDAHTSVHTLRQGKLLTAEQQADPARFADCVHWCLPGLPDTWNEFLYTRIASSPWKDR